Proteins encoded together in one Anoxybacillus flavithermus window:
- the recR gene encoding recombination mediator RecR, giving the protein MYYPEPISKLIDSFMKLPGIGPKTAVRLAFFVLNMKEDVVLDFAKALVNAKRNLTYCSSCGHITDKDPCYICEDDKRDRSIICVVQDPKDVIAMEKMKEYNGLYHVLHGAISPMEGIGPEDIKIAELLRRLQDETVQEVILATNPNIEGEATAMYISRLLKPTGVKITRIAHGLPVGGDLEYADEVTLSKALEGRREL; this is encoded by the coding sequence ATGTATTATCCAGAGCCGATATCGAAGCTAATCGACAGTTTTATGAAATTGCCAGGCATCGGACCGAAAACGGCCGTCCGTCTGGCGTTTTTTGTATTAAACATGAAAGAAGATGTAGTACTAGATTTCGCAAAAGCGCTTGTCAATGCGAAAAGAAATTTAACATATTGCTCATCATGTGGTCATATTACGGATAAAGATCCTTGTTATATTTGCGAAGATGATAAGCGTGATCGTTCCATCATTTGTGTCGTTCAAGATCCGAAAGACGTTATTGCTATGGAAAAAATGAAAGAATATAACGGGCTATATCATGTGTTACATGGGGCAATTTCACCAATGGAAGGAATTGGTCCGGAAGATATTAAAATTGCTGAATTGCTTAGACGTCTTCAAGATGAAACGGTTCAAGAAGTAATTTTAGCTACGAATCCAAACATCGAAGGTGAAGCAACCGCTATGTATATTTCACGCTTGTTAAAACCAACAGGTGTAAAAATTACGCGCATTGCTCACGGGCTACCGGTTGGTGGCGATTTGGAGTATGCGGACGAAGTGACGTTATCTAAAGCTCTTGAAGGAAGAAGGGAATTGTAG
- a CDS encoding YaaL family protein produces the protein MFWKKKGWLRKQFNDQLIERLQRYRDDWMEKKQLIEKSVEPSDKIIFDLKIAEAKYLFLLREAKKRKVTIGKG, from the coding sequence GTGTTTTGGAAGAAAAAGGGGTGGCTACGCAAACAATTTAACGATCAGCTGATTGAACGTTTGCAACGTTATCGTGATGATTGGATGGAAAAAAAACAATTAATAGAAAAAAGTGTCGAACCATCCGACAAAATCATCTTCGATTTAAAAATTGCTGAAGCAAAATATTTATTTCTCCTTCGAGAAGCAAAAAAGAGAAAAGTGACAATTGGGAAGGGATGA
- a CDS encoding pro-sigmaK processing inhibitor BofA family protein gives MNETVVIVSIVSLIVIILLIGIPIRLTRFIGEGIARLVIGALFIFLINVVGGVLSIHLPINLFTVAVTGFLGIPGVVALIFLQQYVIS, from the coding sequence ATGAATGAAACTGTTGTCATTGTGTCGATCGTTAGTTTAATTGTTATTATTTTGCTTATTGGTATTCCGATACGCTTGACTCGATTCATTGGAGAAGGAATTGCTCGTTTAGTGATCGGGGCTTTATTTATTTTTTTAATTAATGTTGTTGGTGGTGTATTAAGTATTCATCTGCCGATTAATTTGTTTACAGTAGCAGTTACCGGATTTCTAGGTATTCCTGGTGTTGTAGCACTCATTTTCCTTCAACAATATGTCATTTCATAA
- a CDS encoding YbaB/EbfC family nucleoid-associated protein: MMRGMGNMQKMMKQMQKMQKDMEKAQAELAEKTVEGTAGGGMVTVVANGHKQILEVRIKEEVVDPEDIDMLQDLVLAATNDALKKVDELTAETMGQFTKGLNIPGLF; this comes from the coding sequence ATGATGCGTGGAATGGGAAATATGCAAAAAATGATGAAGCAAATGCAAAAAATGCAAAAAGATATGGAGAAAGCGCAAGCAGAGTTAGCAGAAAAAACGGTTGAAGGAACAGCAGGAGGCGGAATGGTCACTGTTGTCGCGAACGGTCATAAACAAATTTTAGAAGTGAGAATTAAAGAGGAAGTTGTTGATCCAGAAGATATCGACATGTTGCAAGATTTAGTGCTTGCAGCAACGAATGATGCGTTGAAAAAGGTAGATGAGTTAACAGCAGAAACAATGGGGCAGTTTACAAAAGGATTGAACATACCGGGATTATTCTAG